GAGGTCTGATACCCGGCGCGCCTCTGTCTACGCTGGGACCATCGAGCAGGATAAGGAGCTCCAGGCCATCTTCGAGCGGACCTACGGCCCCGTGAAGCGGCGGGCCTTTATTCCCCCGAAAGACCCCCGGCGCCCTGCTCCGACAGCGGAGGCAGAGCAGGAAAAGCGGACCATCCGGGAGCAGTTCTCCGGACCGGAGTACCTGCTGGTGGACGGCTACAACATCATTTTTGCCTGGGATGAGCTGAAGGCCATCGCCCGGGACAATCTGGACGCCGCCCGCAAGCAGCTGTGCGATCTCCTCAGCAACTACCGGGGCTTCCGGAAGTGCGAGGTCATCGCCGTGTTTGACGCCTATAAGGTCAAGGGCGGCCAGGGCAGCGTGGAGAAGTACCACGACATCCACGTGGTCTACACCAAGGAGGCGGAGACGGCGGACGCCTATATCGAGCGGGCCACTTACGAGATTGGCCGCCGCCATCGGGTGCGGGTGGCTACCTCCGACGGCCCGGAGCAGCTGATCATTCTGGGCCACGGGGCCCTGCGGCTTTCCGCCAGCGCCTTCCGGCAGGAGGTGGAGCAGGTGGAAGGCCAGATCGCGGACATCCTGGCCGCCAACAACCGCAGGCAGAAGACCGGAAACGTCCGCTCCGCCCTGGAGCGGGCCCAGAGACAGACAGAGGAGGAGAAGCCATGATCGGATTGAGCTGTACCGCAGGCGCGGTGCTGGCCCTCTGCGGCCAGGTCCGCGGAACCCTGGAGCGCAAGGGGCTGCCCCAAAAGGAGCTGGACGGCGGCCGGGTGCGGATCGAACCCCGGTACAACCAGGGCTCCGGCTTCGGCCTTGTCCCGCTGAACGGCCGGCAGATGGCCCCCCTGTCCCTGGCGGCGCTGTGGGCGCTGCTGGGGGTGTGCGGCGGCCGGGGCCTGGGGGCCGGACTGCTGCTAGGCGGCGGACTCAGCAACCTGTGGGAACGGATCCGCCATGGACGGGTCCTGGACTATCTGCGCTTTCCAAAGGCGCCGGGGCCGCTGAAGAAATACACCTACAATCTGGCGGACCTGGCCATCTTCCTGGGCGCTGTGCTGATGGTGCTGCGCCGCAGAAGGCAGTAATATGAGCCGCCCTGCGTGATTCCACGCAGGGCGGCTCTCTTCATAAAAATTTAAGAAATTTCACAGTTTTTTCGTAAACCAAGGGAATCTATACTGAATTTACGAAAAAAACACGGAACTGTAACTGATTTGTAAATTGACAATTAGTTGTGTTTGTGTATATACTAACTGTACTAGTACGGGCAGTACAGTTTTTTTGAATGGCTTAAAAATTTGTCATTGACAAATTTCAAAATTGTGTTACTGTATTATTAGAATAATACAAAAAGAGACATCGTAACGGACCGCACTCTGCCGCGTCTTATGTGAGACATTTTACAGACATTTGACGCAAACGCCGTGGGATGTTGATCTGGTGGCGTTATACTGGAACTGAAAAAATGTTCCGGAAGTTGAAGCGTTCGGCGGGGCTGCGTCGTATAGGAGAACAAGACGAAAGAAGGGAACCTGTTATGAAGATCCTGATTACCACAGATTGGTATACGCCTGCGGTAAACGGTGTGGTCACCTCTGTGAAAAACCTGCAGCGGGAGTTGGAGCGCCGGGGCCATGAGGTCCGGATCCTGACGCTGTCCCAGTCGCTCCACTCCTGGTCCCGGGACGGCGTCACCGCCATCGGCTCCGTAAACGCCGGACGGATCTATCCCGGCGCCCGCCTCCGCACCGCCATGGCGGGCCGCTGGGTACGGGAGCTGATGGACTGGCGGCCGGATGTGATCCACTCCCAATGTGAGTTCAGCACCTTTTTCCTGGCCCGCCGCATCGCAGAGGAGCTGGATGTCCCCCTGGTCCACACCTACCACACGGTGTATGAGGACTACACCCACTACTTCTCCCCCAGCGTCCGGTGGGGCCGATGTGCGGTGGCGGCTTTCTCCCGCTGGGTAGCTGCCCAGGTGGACGGCATGATCGCCCCCACCGGCAAGGTGCGGGGACTGTTGCAGGGCTATGGCGTTCGCTGCCCGGTCTTCGTGGTGCCTACGGGCATCGACCTGCGGCGCTTCCAGCAGGAGGGCGATCCCATGCGCCGGGCGGTTCTGCGGGCCAGCCTGGGCATCCCTGCGGAAAACACTGTGCTGGTGTGCGTGGGGCGCCTTGCGGAGGAGAAGAACATCCAGGAGCTGCTGAAGCTCCGGGCCTCCCTGGGCAGCCGCCCTGTGACGCTGTTGCTGGTGGGGGATGGTCCTGACCGGCCCCGGCTGGAGCAGGTGGCCCACGATCTGCGGCTGGAGGCCCCGGCAGTGATCTTTGCCGGCATGGTGCCCCCGGAGGAGGTGCCGGAGTGGTACCGGCTGGGGGACCTGTTCGTCAGCGCCTCCTCCAGCGAGACCCAGGGTCTGACCTACATCGAGGCACTGGCCGCCGGCGTGCCCGCCCTGTGCCGGGCGGATCTCTGCCTGGAGGGCGTCATCCTGGAGGGAGAGAACGGCTGGCAGTACCACAGCACTGTGGAGTTCCGGCAGCGGCTGGAGGAGTTCCTGGCCAGCCCGGAGACCCACGAAGCGCTGAAGCGGCGGGCCGCAGAGAGTGCGGAGCAGTTCTCCGCCCAGCGGTTTGCCCAGCGGGTGGAGCGCATCTATCAGATGCAGCTGGCCCGGCGGGCGGCCAGCTGTGTCCAGGGGGTGACCGCATGAGCCGGGGCGTGGAAAAGACCGCTCTGCAGGCGGCGTCCCTCTTCGGACTGATTTTGTGCGTGCTGACCGGAATCTGGGCCTGGCAGGCAGGACTGCTAACCTCCCAGGAGCGGCTGCAGGCCTTTGTGGCCAGCTGCGGCGCCGCCGGCGGGCTGCTGTTCGTGGCGTTCCAGATGGTGCAGGTAGTGGTGCCGGTGCTGCCCGGCGGCCTGGGCTGCCTGGTGGGCGTGGTGCTGTTCGGCCCGGTGATGGGGTTTGTCTACAATTATGTGGGCATCTGCATCGGTTCGCTGTTGGCCTTTGCCGTGGCGCGCAACTGCGGGCGGCCGCTGTTGAGCCTGCTGTTTTCGGAAAAGCTCATCGCCAAGTACAGCGATTGGACAGAGCGGAATGACCGGTTTGCACGGCTGTTCGCCCTGGCGATCTTTTTCCCGGTGGCGCCGGACGACTTCCTGTGCTATCTGGCGGGTACCACCTCCATGACCTGGCGGCGGTTCACCACCATCATCCTGCTGGGCAAGCCCCTTTCCATCGCCCTGTACAGCCTGGGGCTGACGGTGCTGTTCCAGCAGATCACAGGCTGGCTGGGGTAAAGACATCCGCGGACGGGCGGATCGGTAAAGGAGACACACATGCGCGTTTTTATCTACAATGGCGGCCTGCGCCTGGTCGGCAAAAGCGGTGTGGGACAGGCCATCCTCCACCAGCGGGAGATGCTGCGCCGGGCCCGGATCGACACTGCCGACCATTGGTGCCAGCGGGCCGGGGCCGTCCATATCAACACGGTGCTGCCGGATTCGGTGCTGGCGGCTCTGGCGGCCAAGCTGATGGGGCGGAAGGTCATTTACTACGGCCACTCCACTATGGAGGATTTCCGCAGATCCTTTCGAGGCTCGGACCGGCTGGCACCCCTCTTCCGCAAGTGGATCACCTTCTGCTACAGCCTGGGCGACGTGGTGCTGACCCCCACGGAATACTCCCGCCGTTTGCTGGAGAGCTACGGCCTCAAGCCGCCGGTGTACAGCATTTCCAACGGCGTGGATACAGAGTTCTTCGCGCCGGATCCCACCCGGCGGGCGTCCTTCCGCCGCCGCTGGGGCCTCCGGGAAGGGGAGCGGGCGGTGATTTCCGTGGGTCACACCATTGCCCGGAAGGGACTGCCGGAATTCCTGGAGCTGGCCCGGCGGATGCCGGAGGCCCGTTTCCTCTGGTTCGGCTGGACGGATCCCCATCTGATCCCCAGGAGATCCGGCAGGCCATGGAACAGGCGCCGGAGAATGTGACCTTCGCCGGCTTTGTAGACCGGGAGACGCTGCGGGAGGCATATTGCGGCGCGGATGTATTCGCCTTCATGAGTCATGAGGAGACCGAGGGCATCGTGGTGCTGGAAGCCCTGGCCTGCGGCATTCCCACAGTGGTGCGGGACATCCCTGTTTACAACGGCTGGCTGCGGGAGGGACAGAATGTCTACAAGGCCTCCGGCACAGACGAGTTCCAGCAGAAGGCGGAAGGACTTCTGACAGGGACATTGCCGGATCTGACAGCCGCCGGCCGCCGGGTGGCGGAGGAGCGGAGCCTGTCGGTGATGGGGGAGCGCCTGCGGGAGGTCTACCGGCGGATGGACATTCTGCCGGCAGCGCAGCCGGCGGCAAAAACGAACCTCCCTCAGGCGGAGAGACCCGTACAGCACAGCTTCACACCTTAATTCCCGGTATTCCTACGGGATAAGGATACCCTGGCGAGGGATGGTTCCCCATAGCGCCCGCTTCCATTCCGGTTCTGCGGGCCGCCGATGAAGAGAAAAAGCGCCTCCGGCAAAAGCCGGAGGCGCTTTTGGCGCGTTTACTGGGGCAGCGTCTGGACCACGCCGCGGGCACAGTCCACAGAGACCATGGCACCGTCCTTCAGGCGCTGGACGGCGCCGGCGGCGCCCACGATCACCGCCTTGCCCAACGTCAGGCCCACAGTGGCCGCATGGCCGTTGGTGCCGCTCTCCTCGCTGATGACAGCGGCCGCCTGCCGGATATAGGGCAGGAGGTCGTTGGTGGTGTAGGGCACCACCAGCACATCCCCGGGGCGGAACTTGGCGGCCACATCCTCCAGTGAGCGGCAGACGCACAGGGGGCCGGAGGCGTTGCTGGCCCCCACGCCGACGGCGTTGAGCAGGGCCCCGCCCACCAGATGGACCTTGATCATATTGGTGGTGCCGGAGACACCCACGGGCACACCGGCAGTAATGACCACCAGATCGCCCTGCTTCACGAGTTCTGCCTTCTCTGCCGCCTGGATGGCGAACTCGATCAGCTGGTCGGTGTTCTGGGCATAGGGCATCAGCAGGGGCACCACGCCCCAGTACAGGGCCATCTGCCGCTGGACCCGCTCACTGAGCAGGCAGGCCACCACCGTGGTGCCGGGGCGGAAACGGCTCACCAGCCGGGCGGTGGCACCGCTCTGGCTGACGGTGAGGATGGCATCGGCACCGATGTCCATGGCAGTGGTGCAGGCGGCATGGGCCGTGGCGGCGGCGATGGACAGGCGGCTGGAACCCGGCAGGTTGCGCATCCGCTTGGCGTAGTTGATGTCCGCCTCGGTCCGCAGGGCAATGGCATCCATGGTCTGCACCGCCTCCACGGGGTATTTGCCCGCCGCTGTCTCGCCGGAGAGCATGATGGCGGAGGTTCCGTCGTAGATGGCGTTGGCCACGTCGGTGATCTCCGCCCGGGTGGGGCGGGGATTCTCCATCATAGAGTCCAGCATCTGTGTGGCTGTGATGACAGGCTTGCCGGCGGCCACGCACTGGGCGATCATGTCCTTCTGGATGATGGGAATCTCTGTGAAGTCGATCTCCACGCCCATATCCCCCCGGGCCACCATGATGCCGTCCGCCACGGACAGGATCTCCGCCAGGTTGCTGACCCCCTCCTGGTTTTCAATCTTGGCGATGATCTGGATGGAGGAGTCTGCCTCATCCAGCAGGCGGCGGATCTCCCGCACGTCGTCCGCCGTGCGGACGAAGCTGGCGGCGATGAAGTCAAAGCCCTGTTCCACGCCGAAGAGGATGTCCTCCCGGTCCCGCTGGCTCATGTAGGGCATGGACAGGCGGATGCCCGGCACATTGACGCCCTTGTTGTTTTTCATGGCCCCGTCGTTTTCCACCCGGCAGCGGACGTCCGCCGCTGTGGTCTCCAGCACCGTCAGGCGCACCAGGCCGTCGTCCAGCAGGATGGTGTCGCCGGCCTTCACGTCCCCGGGCAGGTCGGCGTAGGTGATGGAGCAGCCTTGCTCATCCCCCACGATGTCCCGGGTGGTCAGGGTGAACTCCTGGCCGGTCCGCAGCATGACGGAACCTGCGGCGAAGGACTTCAGCCGGACCTCCGGCCCCTTGGTGTCCAGCATGGCGGCCACCGGCAGGCCCAGCTCCGCCCGCAGGGCCTTCAGGGCGTCCAGACGACCCTTGTGCTCCGCGTGGCTGCCGTGGGAGAAATTGAACCGGGCCACGTTCATGCCGGCCTCCAGCATCTGCCGCAGGACGCCCTCCCTGTCCGTGGCCGGACCGAGGGTGCACACGATCTTTGTCTTTCTCATAAATAAAAATCCACCTTTCGGTCAAAAGGGATACAAACTGTAAGACAGTTTATCACAAAGCCGCAGCGCAAAAAAGTGGAAAAGTGTTCAATAAACAAGAGGGATCCGCCAAAAGGCCCGTCAGCGCGGGAAGGCTCACATCCCCAGCTTTTCCCGCAGGGCGGCGATCATCTCTTGATATTCGCCCTCGGAGAGCAGCACCGGCTTCGGATTCGTGATGGCAAAGGAACCGCCGAACTCGAATCCGCCCTCGTATTTGGGTACGATATGGAAGTGCAGGTGGGGATTCGTATCGCCGAAGGAGCCCAGGTTGATCTTGTCGCAGCCCCACAGTTCCTTCACTGCACCGGAGGCCCGGGCCAGATCCCGGGCGAAG
This DNA window, taken from Dysosmobacter welbionis, encodes the following:
- a CDS encoding TVP38/TMEM64 family protein, encoding MSRGVEKTALQAASLFGLILCVLTGIWAWQAGLLTSQERLQAFVASCGAAGGLLFVAFQMVQVVVPVLPGGLGCLVGVVLFGPVMGFVYNYVGICIGSLLAFAVARNCGRPLLSLLFSEKLIAKYSDWTERNDRFARLFALAIFFPVAPDDFLCYLAGTTSMTWRRFTTIILLGKPLSIALYSLGLTVLFQQITGWLG
- the pyk gene encoding pyruvate kinase, which gives rise to MRKTKIVCTLGPATDREGVLRQMLEAGMNVARFNFSHGSHAEHKGRLDALKALRAELGLPVAAMLDTKGPEVRLKSFAAGSVMLRTGQEFTLTTRDIVGDEQGCSITYADLPGDVKAGDTILLDDGLVRLTVLETTAADVRCRVENDGAMKNNKGVNVPGIRLSMPYMSQRDREDILFGVEQGFDFIAASFVRTADDVREIRRLLDEADSSIQIIAKIENQEGVSNLAEILSVADGIMVARGDMGVEIDFTEIPIIQKDMIAQCVAAGKPVITATQMLDSMMENPRPTRAEITDVANAIYDGTSAIMLSGETAAGKYPVEAVQTMDAIALRTEADINYAKRMRNLPGSSRLSIAAATAHAACTTAMDIGADAILTVSQSGATARLVSRFRPGTTVVACLLSERVQRQMALYWGVVPLLMPYAQNTDQLIEFAIQAAEKAELVKQGDLVVITAGVPVGVSGTTNMIKVHLVGGALLNAVGVGASNASGPLCVCRSLEDVAAKFRPGDVLVVPYTTNDLLPYIRQAAAVISEESGTNGHAATVGLTLGKAVIVGAAGAVQRLKDGAMVSVDCARGVVQTLPQ
- a CDS encoding glycosyltransferase translates to MRVFIYNGGLRLVGKSGVGQAILHQREMLRRARIDTADHWCQRAGAVHINTVLPDSVLAALAAKLMGRKVIYYGHSTMEDFRRSFRGSDRLAPLFRKWITFCYSLGDVVLTPTEYSRRLLESYGLKPPVYSISNGVDTEFFAPDPTRRASFRRRWGLREGERAVISVGHTIARKGLPEFLELARRMPEARFLWFGWTDPHLIPRRSGRPWNRRRRM
- a CDS encoding HIT family protein; the encoded protein is MGCFYCDEHHEGREAIMYKVGEMEAGVLYLFKDQAHKGRCALALKNHRKELCECGPEELAAFARDLARASGAVKELWGCDKINLGSFGDTNPHLHFHIVPKYEGGFEFGGSFAITNPKPVLLSEGEYQEMIAALREKLGM
- a CDS encoding glycosyltransferase, whose product is MEQAPENVTFAGFVDRETLREAYCGADVFAFMSHEETEGIVVLEALACGIPTVVRDIPVYNGWLREGQNVYKASGTDEFQQKAEGLLTGTLPDLTAAGRRVAEERSLSVMGERLREVYRRMDILPAAQPAAKTNLPQAERPVQHSFTP
- a CDS encoding signal peptidase II, with product MIGLSCTAGAVLALCGQVRGTLERKGLPQKELDGGRVRIEPRYNQGSGFGLVPLNGRQMAPLSLAALWALLGVCGGRGLGAGLLLGGGLSNLWERIRHGRVLDYLRFPKAPGPLKKYTYNLADLAIFLGAVLMVLRRRRQ
- a CDS encoding glycosyltransferase family 4 protein; its protein translation is MKILITTDWYTPAVNGVVTSVKNLQRELERRGHEVRILTLSQSLHSWSRDGVTAIGSVNAGRIYPGARLRTAMAGRWVRELMDWRPDVIHSQCEFSTFFLARRIAEELDVPLVHTYHTVYEDYTHYFSPSVRWGRCAVAAFSRWVAAQVDGMIAPTGKVRGLLQGYGVRCPVFVVPTGIDLRRFQQEGDPMRRAVLRASLGIPAENTVLVCVGRLAEEKNIQELLKLRASLGSRPVTLLLVGDGPDRPRLEQVAHDLRLEAPAVIFAGMVPPEEVPEWYRLGDLFVSASSSETQGLTYIEALAAGVPALCRADLCLEGVILEGENGWQYHSTVEFRQRLEEFLASPETHEALKRRAAESAEQFSAQRFAQRVERIYQMQLARRAASCVQGVTA